From the genome of Metarhizium brunneum chromosome 4, complete sequence, one region includes:
- the ANP2 gene encoding Mitogen-activated protein kinase kinase kinase 2, with protein MPPTAKGTHPIALFSLVPTSNRARAAVDHPENSHLVSRITDDPDRPGDDQRGLNIGVFIGSKSRYTLATIGRCGDITVEGAGISRIQCSFEINEDNKTEIMLQDRSTNKSTQFFGTKAMPFELGRPHRRVLVDKHVNLEFGFGGVGCDLYRFRIVWHDRGKLMADFDYREDNPRQTRTVLDEPPTIEPSRRTTRVHTPGNPERIRYSYRDMIGSGAFGEVWKVANVDSGEWLAVKRVKRPHLQSYNHVLLKREVETLSRICHRNVIEYKSAVWADEHFEIFMAFRPGNVEDLIRRDLFIKKRTAADAFVHQMLQALDYLASESIIHRDIKPENILYSPMPDGGLLYQLADFGLANIVADARTFAGSRLYMAPELENSPDSPQTPKMDVWSLFVTLAYALNGAGFRQKPLHNTPLRIKAIQEAANEFRPLRDMAHVDPRERATAGDMLDRLFAGEGRTTRRNPIRAAAISPDEPGPSGERVEQERKRVRRVEQRPQRAQREIKCDSADVPDQCDWCRHHNLRCTFGRTRPRKGLKIHVTTVQDGPAGRRVSTQKSPFHETRPREPRTTSKHEAVDARSRQTAAPSHPHGTRTSEAALAMPLTSLDETPLRQIFFGGRNFGAIDSQNGIPHFTLQCHQWILSRTGQWPRFHDLDIHDPGYDENTTECSSAPVMSAPLNQNDKAVLPDQHILAFLLRTFMDSELSLIFPLVDSVLIEETARMAYAVNSHEYISARACMFAFLSMVGTRFPDIKAASEINSDACAAEAQLALSELLHHASITNLQTMIMLLLHEMLRGRVNTASMYHALACRTVFTLKGHTCIPPTHYNLTRKENENRHLRMLFWMCYVLDKDIALRTGQPPVIDDQFCNLTLPDNYMETVFVDGNRVTKGQRTPWFTGDLRLSLLKSKTTCDLYSHAALVKTDAELLKTIRVLDEELESWRISIPEELRPGLSVQKKANLDTMSSFQSMIHIELSLNYYFLLNTIHAASGRFKVNVDGHRSGRKCRFGVQSSLDLSAEASRSTLRYLSTVASRLYMETFWVFCFYPTSALMTLFFNILHDPHHDFAMDDVELLCGASNVLQSMPIRRVTPRETMYLKRMDILVRELSELSRLAIARQMTKVK; from the exons ATGCCTCCCACAGCCAAAGGCACCCATCCTATCGCTCTCTTTTCCCTCGTGCCTACAAGCAATAGGGCAAGAGCAGCTGTCGACCATCCCGAAAACTCCCATCTTGTCTCACGCATCACAGACGACCCGGACCGCCCCGGAGATGATCAACGTGGACTCAACATCGGCGTATTCATCGGTTCAAAGTCACGCTATACGCTGGCCACTATCGGGCGCTGCGGCGATATCACGGTCGAAGGGGCGGGTATCTCGCGTATACAGTGCTCTTTCGAGATCAACGAGGACAATAAGACGGAGATCATGCTCCAAGATCGCTCAACCAATAAATCGACCCAGTTTTTCGGGACAAAAGCAATGCCATTCGAGTTGGGCCGTCCCCATCGTCGCGTCCTCGTTGATAAACACGTGAATCTGGAATTCGGGTTTGGCGGAGTGGGGTGTGATTTGTACCGATTTCGAATCGTCTGGCATGATCGTGGCAAACTGATGGCCGACTTCGATTACCGGGAAGACAACCCCCGCCAGACTCGCACCGTCCTGGATGAGCCGCCGACTATTGAACCGTCTAGGCGCACTACCCGGGTCCATACTCCTGGCAACCCAGAGAGGATCAGGTACTCGTACCGAGACATGATCGGAAGTGGAGCGTTTGGAGAGGTTTGGAAGGTCGCCAATGTCGATTCTGGCGAGTGGCTGGCGGTTAAGCGTGTGAAGCGGCCACACCTCCAGTCCTACAATCATGTTCTATTGAAACGGGAAGTCGAGACGTTGTCTCGCATTTGTCAT AGAAACGTCATAGAATACAAATCCGCCGTGTGGGCAGACGAGCATTTTGAAATCTTCATGGCATTCAGGCCCGGGAACGTCGAAGACCTGATCCGGCGTGACCTCTTTATAAAGAAACGAACGGCAGCCGACGCATTTGTCCACCAAATGCTTCAAGCGCTTGACTACCTCGCGAGCGAAAGCATTATTCACCGAGATATTAAACCGGAGAATATTTTGTATTCGCCTATGCCAGATGGAGGTCTCCTCTACCAACTCGCAGACTTTGGCCTTGCTAACATAGTTGCCGACGCCCGAACGTTCGCCGGATCAAGACTCTACATGGCTCCCGAGCTAGAAAATAGCCCGGATTCGCCTCAGACGCCAAAGATGGATGTCTGGTCCCTCTTTGTCACTCTCGCGTACGCGTTGAATGGAGCCGGTTTTCGGCAGAAACCTTTACACAACACGCCCCTGCGAATCAAGGCAATCCAGGAGGCGGCCAACGAGTTTCGACCTCTTCGAGACATGGCACATGTGGATCCTAGAGAGCGAGCGACAGCAGGGGACATGTTGGACAGGCTCTTTGCCGGAGAAGGCCGCACCACTCGACGCAATCCGATTCGTGCTGCTGCAATCTCCCCCGACGAGCCAGGGCCGTCGGGAGAGCGCGTTGAGCAGGAAAGAAAACGGGTCAGGAGGGTGGAACAAAGGCCACAGAGAGCACAGAGAGAG ATCAAGTGTGACTCAGCCGACGTCCCGGATCAATGTGATTGGTGCCGTCACCACAACCTTCGTTGCACCTTTGGGCGGACTAGGCCTCGCAAAGGTCTGAAGAT CCACGTCACTACAGTCCAGGATGGgccagctggccgccgcgtctCAACGCAAAAGTCTCCTTTTCACGAAACTAGACCGAGAGAACCAAGGACGACTTCCAAACATGAAGCGGTGGATGCCAGGTCGCGGCAGACCGCGGCACCGTCACACCCCCATGGAACGCGTACCTCTGAGGCTGCACTAGCTATGCCGTTGACGAGCTTGGATGAGACTCCTCTAAGGCAGATATTCTTTGGGGGGCGGAATTTCGGCGCCATCGACTCCCAAAATGGGATCCCGCACTTCACATTACAGTGTCACCAGTGGATCCTCTCAAGAACTGGGCAATGGCCGCGTTTCCACGATCTCGACATACACGATCCAGGCTATGATGAGAACACTACAGAGTGCAGTTCCGCACCGGTCATGTCGGCACCCTTGAACCAAAATGACAAGGCTGTACTGCCTGACCAGCATATTTTGGCATTTCTTCTGCGGACATTCATGGACTCAGAGCTAAGCCTTATATTCCCCCTGGTTGATTCTGTTCTTATTGAAGAGACAGCCCGGATGGCATATGCGGTAAATTCCCATGAGTATATAAGCGCTAGGGCATGCATGTTTGCCTTCCTCTCCATGGTGGGCACTCGGTTTCCCGATATTAAGGCTGCATCAGAGATTAATAGTGATGCTTGCGCTGCCGAGGCGCAGCTGGCACTATCGGAGCTTTTACATCATGCAAGCATCACTAATTTACAGACTATGATTATGCTA CTATTACATGAAATGCTCCGAGGTCGTGTAAACACTGCTTCCATGTATCACGCTCTCGCATGCCGAACAGTCTTTACACTAAAAGGCCACACATGTATTCCACCTACGCATTATAATTTAACGAGGAAGGAGAATGAGAATCGGCACCTCCGTATGCTTTTTTGGATGTGCTACGTTCTAGATAAAGATATTGCCCTAAGAACAGGCCAACCACCCGTTATTGACGATCAATTCTGCAATCTCACGCTCCCTGATAATTACATGGAAACCGTGTTTGTTGACGGTAATAGGGTAACTAAAGGACAGCGAACTCCATGGTTCACTGGGGATCTGCGGCTGAGTTTATTAAAGTCCAAGACTACCTGTGACCTTTATTCTCATGCAGCCCTCGTAAAGACGGATGCTGAGCTTTTGAAGACTATTCGAGTGTTGGACGAGGAGCTTGAAAGCTGGCGTATATCGATTCCTGAAGAGTTACGTCCTGGATTATCGGTCCAGAAAAAGGCCAACCTCGATACTATGAGCAGCTTCCAAAGCATGATACACATCGAGCTGAGTTTGAACTATTACTTCTTACTCAACACCATTCATGCAGCCAGTGGACGATTCAAGGTGAATGTGGATGGGCATAGGTCCGGCCGAAAATGCCGTTTCGGCGTGCAGTCAAGTCTAGACTTGTCGGCTGAGGCCAGCCGATCTACTCTTCGATATTTAAGTACAGTGGCGAGCAGACTTTACATGGAAACGTTCTG GGTCTTCTGTTTCTACCCCACATCCGCTCTCATGACATTGTTTTTTAATATCCTGCATGACCCCCATCACGATTTTGCGATGGACGATGTGGAACTGCTTTGCGGGGCGTCAAACGTACTGCAGAGCATGCCGATCCGTAGAGTCACGCCGCGCGAAACCATGTACTTGAAGAGGATGGATATTTTGGTCCGAGAGCTGAGCGAGCTAAGCAggcttgccattgccagACAAATGACCAAGGTAAAGTAG